In one window of Laspinema palackyanum D2c DNA:
- a CDS encoding hybrid sensor histidine kinase/response regulator, whose product MTKILVIEDETGVRENLMDLLDAEDFEAIAAENGRQGIELAKEKLPDLILCDVMMPEIDGYGVLTELRQDPATAMIPFIFLTAKAAKGDTRKGMELGADDYLTKPFNRQEILCAISTRLEKQNISQKNTEQKLQALTNSIAQALPHELRTPMNGILGYSELLLQDIDSYDKAEIQEMLEGIRISAKRLYRLVQNYLLYAELEIAIHQPQRLDYLRDQAISGTLSIISKSVGEKAKQTGREADIQIDIENAFVKISETHLYKIVEELVDNACKYSEPGTPISVKGEVSGTASYTLSVTDRGRGMTREQIANHGAYIQFDRKLYEQQGSGLGIAIAKRLAELYGGKLTIESIPNQETTVYVVLPIDLSFSSEEE is encoded by the coding sequence ATGACAAAAATTTTAGTGATTGAAGATGAAACCGGGGTTCGCGAAAATCTCATGGATTTATTGGACGCGGAAGATTTTGAGGCGATCGCCGCTGAAAATGGTCGCCAAGGAATTGAATTAGCCAAAGAAAAATTGCCTGATTTGATTTTATGCGATGTCATGATGCCTGAGATCGATGGATACGGCGTCCTCACCGAATTGCGTCAGGACCCAGCAACCGCCATGATTCCCTTTATCTTCCTCACCGCCAAAGCGGCAAAAGGGGATACCCGAAAAGGCATGGAACTCGGTGCCGATGATTATTTAACCAAACCCTTCAACCGACAGGAAATTCTCTGCGCCATTTCCACCCGTCTGGAAAAACAGAACATCAGTCAAAAAAACACCGAACAAAAACTACAAGCATTAACCAACAGTATTGCCCAGGCCCTCCCTCACGAATTGCGGACGCCCATGAATGGCATTCTCGGCTATTCAGAACTGTTATTGCAGGATATAGATAGCTACGATAAAGCCGAGATCCAGGAAATGTTAGAAGGAATCCGAATTTCCGCCAAGCGATTGTATCGGCTGGTTCAAAATTATTTACTCTATGCTGAACTAGAAATTGCCATTCACCAACCTCAGCGCCTGGACTATCTCCGCGACCAGGCGATCAGTGGGACCCTCAGTATTATTTCCAAGAGTGTTGGAGAAAAAGCCAAACAGACCGGTCGAGAAGCTGATATTCAGATTGATATCGAAAACGCCTTCGTCAAAATTTCCGAAACTCACCTTTATAAAATTGTTGAAGAACTGGTGGATAATGCTTGCAAGTATTCTGAACCGGGGACGCCGATCTCCGTTAAGGGAGAGGTGAGTGGGACTGCATCCTATACCCTATCAGTAACCGACCGAGGTCGAGGCATGACTCGGGAGCAAATTGCCAATCACGGTGCCTATATTCAGTTCGATCGCAAACTTTATGAACAACAAGGATCGGGTTTGGGAATTGCGATCGCCAAACGACTCGCCGAATTATATGGGGGAAAATTAACCATTGAGAGCATCCCTAATCAAGAAACGACGGTTTATGTGGTTCTGCCGATTGACCTGAGTTTCTCTAGTGAAGAAGAATGA
- a CDS encoding hybrid sensor histidine kinase/response regulator, translating into MSNETILVVEDEGIVALDIQTILEDLGYQVPVAVASGEEAIDAAAEIQPDLVLMDIHLEGSIDGVTAAEQIRDRFNIPVVYLTAYSDEDTLQRAKLTTPFGYLIKPLEARSLKSTIDMAIYRHQIEQELKQSKEWFATTLRSIGDAVIATDEMGRIRFINPVAETLTGWKQAEALGKEIGQVFRITNEMSAAIAQRLGTAEIPTENLGETPNERVLIAKNGSKIPIDDTVAPIGGENDKIIGAVYVFRDITSKKATEVLQKERIRLETEVKERALAEAEIRRLLEIETELSEFKSRLITTISHEFRTPMSVILSSAELLQVYSDTWPEDRKETHYQRIKTAIEYMTGMIEDVTLVGQAESGHLEFQPHPMELVDFCTRSVEQMNVTTGDRHHIRLIAHTEKISALMDSQLLRQILNNLFSNAIKYSPQGGEITLELSTESRPITPNLQQPESLVVFRIKDPGIGIPQQDLQQLFESFQRATNVGTIRGTGLGLAIVKKCVELHGGHIEIESEIDRGSTFIVKIPLQTPSYDVMLAEI; encoded by the coding sequence ATGAGTAACGAGACAATTTTGGTGGTAGAAGATGAAGGGATTGTTGCCTTAGATATCCAAACGATTTTAGAAGATTTAGGTTATCAGGTTCCTGTGGCGGTTGCTTCCGGTGAGGAGGCGATTGACGCAGCGGCTGAAATACAGCCGGATTTGGTGTTGATGGATATTCATTTGGAGGGCAGCATTGATGGGGTGACGGCTGCTGAACAAATCCGCGATCGCTTTAATATTCCGGTCGTCTATCTGACGGCTTATAGTGATGAAGATACTCTCCAACGGGCCAAGCTCACTACTCCTTTTGGGTATTTAATTAAGCCCCTGGAAGCCCGGAGTTTAAAGTCTACGATTGATATGGCGATTTACCGTCATCAAATCGAACAGGAACTTAAACAAAGTAAGGAGTGGTTTGCCACCACTTTGCGCTCGATTGGGGATGCGGTGATTGCTACGGATGAGATGGGACGGATTCGGTTTATTAATCCCGTGGCTGAAACGTTAACGGGGTGGAAACAAGCGGAAGCTTTGGGGAAGGAAATTGGCCAAGTGTTTCGGATTACTAATGAAATGTCAGCGGCGATCGCCCAACGGTTGGGAACTGCGGAAATACCCACAGAAAACTTGGGGGAAACTCCCAATGAACGAGTTTTAATTGCTAAGAATGGCAGCAAAATTCCCATTGATGATACCGTTGCCCCCATTGGCGGAGAAAATGATAAAATCATTGGGGCGGTTTATGTGTTTAGAGATATTACTTCTAAAAAAGCAACGGAAGTTTTACAAAAAGAGAGAATTCGTTTAGAAACCGAAGTTAAAGAACGGGCCTTAGCCGAAGCAGAAATTAGGCGATTATTAGAAATAGAAACAGAATTAAGTGAGTTTAAAAGTCGATTAATTACTACAATTTCTCATGAGTTTAGGACGCCCATGAGTGTTATTTTATCCTCCGCTGAATTGCTGCAAGTTTATAGTGATACCTGGCCGGAAGACCGGAAAGAAACACATTATCAGCGAATTAAAACGGCGATTGAATATATGACCGGCATGATAGAAGATGTTACTTTAGTGGGGCAAGCTGAAAGCGGACATTTGGAGTTTCAACCGCATCCGATGGAGTTAGTGGATTTTTGCACAAGGTCCGTGGAACAGATGAACGTGACGACGGGCGATCGGCATCACATTCGGTTAATCGCCCACACCGAGAAAATTTCCGCCTTGATGGATTCCCAACTTCTGCGCCAAATCCTCAACAATTTATTCTCCAATGCCATCAAATACTCCCCCCAAGGCGGCGAAATTACCCTAGAACTCAGCACCGAATCCAGACCCATCACCCCCAATTTACAGCAACCCGAAAGCCTCGTAGTTTTTCGGATTAAAGACCCAGGAATTGGCATTCCCCAACAAGACTTACAACAACTTTTTGAGTCCTTTCAAAGAGCTACCAATGTGGGTACAATTAGAGGGACCGGATTAGGATTAGCGATCGTCAAAAAATGTGTAGAACTACATGGAGGTCATATCGAAATAGAAAGTGAAATCGACAGAGGCAGCACCTTTATCGTCAAAATTCCCCTCCAAACCCCATCCTACGATGTGATGTTAGCTGAAATATAG
- a CDS encoding PAS domain S-box protein yields MQNFLKMSDRQNFRLNQGIECHPLKVAPNLSLKRAIALMNRARSSYVLVLDPSLAHQPQIGYGLFTEEDLVTLAAAGLWEDSRPISEVLTQSIIPLKVTDWVDPFSLFSYMEAHQIRYLPIQDSQGKLLGVVTHESLHRGLPAREWREDRRAEEGMSPAIATVSPTASILEVIEQMATHRSSSVVICQSGEERSSPELTPENRLNPLFPIGIITPRDIVQYLALGLDLANTPASQVMSQPLLFGQPKDSLQQIHDQMQEAWVRHWVIVAATGEWVGIVTPTEILQGWSGGFETDANPVVLGPERVPPFNSGLEISQRGRSPEQQRQKAAFQEAIAFSSVALRKALAQQQAEIFHRQLAQKLLQFSEERFRQIAETIEQVFWLVSSDLKQLIYMSPAFETVWGISREQLESKEAGESGNYLRILQESFYWEEGQPIWENWPQQVLASGELENRIVQPDGTLRWVHSRGFPVYNDHGDLYRIAGITTDITRHKAAEAARRESEDRYRQLVETTTDWVWEIDAAGRYTYSSPRIAEILGYEPAEAIGKRLDAWILPEWAQEERRWVEQLATQPAPFSCKERVNLHKQGSVVVLESSGIPIFDEMGKLVGYRGIDRDITGRKEAEAALQQINQELEQRVQVQTAELRELIGQLQGEIARRQEVESALRQSEERLESILGSLNDVVWSASAQSGELLYLNPAFERIYGRSRQEFFEHPALWRGVVHPEDSDRVRQFSEALLVHGSQDLEYRIIRPDGEVRWLEDRAHLLYDATRQGFRMDGVARDITERKQAQEAIALSERRFQAIFNQTFQFMALLSPQGVILEINQRALEVWGLAGTDPIGREFWDCPCWQPTEPDELGESLAESQGERQFCLIPGANRFRGAIAQAAAGELWRDEVEIFGPQNQRVTIDVSIKPVRDDSDRVIQLIAEGRDISDRKRLETEIFEREQLLNSFFKASSSVSLGLGIVNDQMQFIQVNEALAEIHGLSPQEHIGKTVNEIMPDVTHQVQSLVDELLRSGTPILNLELSSEKPCQPGVLHHWLTCYFPVPLNKGQARGVGFIVLDITQRKQAEQALRQIQERLEYLLCTNPTIIYSCKPTGDYALTFISQNILRQFGYEAQQLLNNPNLWFECIHPDDAERLFAHIFRLQERTQEIYEYRVRHQNSTYRWVRDERRLVCDAEGNPLEIVGSMYDITEQKKALGQLKASLREKEVLLKEIHHRVKNNLQVISSLLNLQSRSIQDGETRTLFQDSQNRIQSIAFIHEKLYQSRDLAQVDFSQYIQTLCIHLFRSYGASPQRISLNLQIDDIFLSVDTAIPCGLIVNELVCNTLKHGFPPNGTGAIEITLHRTFQEQGDDSKQEFMMRVRDNGVGFPSEVDFRKTRSLGMQLINTLVKQLKGTIELDRSSGTAFQIVFSAKHHQLGEERHE; encoded by the coding sequence TTGCAAAATTTCCTGAAGATGAGCGATCGCCAAAACTTCCGATTGAATCAAGGGATTGAATGCCACCCGTTGAAAGTTGCACCCAATCTCTCCTTAAAAAGGGCGATCGCTCTGATGAACCGAGCGCGATCGAGCTATGTTTTAGTCCTAGACCCTTCCCTGGCCCATCAGCCGCAAATAGGCTATGGTCTCTTTACGGAGGAGGATTTAGTCACCTTGGCAGCGGCTGGACTCTGGGAAGACTCCCGGCCCATTTCCGAGGTGTTGACCCAATCTATCATCCCGCTCAAAGTGACTGATTGGGTCGATCCGTTTTCGCTCTTTTCCTATATGGAAGCGCATCAAATTCGGTATTTGCCCATCCAGGATAGTCAAGGAAAACTCCTCGGCGTTGTCACCCATGAGAGTCTGCACCGAGGGTTACCCGCGAGGGAGTGGAGGGAAGACCGACGGGCAGAGGAAGGAATGAGTCCGGCGATCGCCACGGTCTCCCCCACAGCCTCGATTTTAGAGGTGATTGAACAGATGGCAACTCATCGCAGTAGTTCTGTGGTGATTTGTCAAAGTGGGGAAGAAAGATCCAGCCCGGAATTGACCCCAGAGAACCGATTAAATCCCTTATTTCCTATTGGCATTATTACCCCGCGAGATATTGTCCAATACCTGGCCTTGGGATTAGACTTGGCAAATACTCCGGCATCCCAGGTGATGAGTCAACCCTTGTTATTTGGACAGCCCAAGGACTCCCTCCAACAGATTCATGATCAAATGCAGGAGGCGTGGGTCAGACATTGGGTGATTGTTGCCGCAACCGGGGAATGGGTTGGGATTGTAACTCCCACTGAGATTCTCCAAGGGTGGAGTGGGGGTTTTGAGACTGATGCCAATCCGGTGGTGCTAGGGCCCGAGAGAGTACCCCCGTTCAATTCTGGACTAGAAATTAGCCAACGGGGGAGAAGCCCGGAGCAACAGCGACAGAAAGCGGCATTTCAAGAGGCGATCGCCTTTTCTAGCGTAGCCTTACGAAAAGCATTGGCACAGCAGCAAGCAGAAATTTTCCATCGGCAACTGGCCCAAAAATTACTGCAATTTAGTGAGGAACGATTCCGTCAGATTGCAGAAACCATTGAGCAAGTCTTTTGGCTGGTTTCCAGTGACTTGAAACAGTTGATTTATATGAGTCCGGCCTTTGAGACGGTATGGGGGATTTCCCGAGAGCAATTAGAGAGCAAGGAAGCCGGGGAATCGGGGAATTATCTGAGGATCTTGCAAGAGAGTTTTTATTGGGAAGAAGGGCAACCGATTTGGGAGAATTGGCCCCAGCAGGTGCTGGCTTCTGGGGAACTGGAAAATCGGATTGTGCAGCCCGATGGCACTCTGCGTTGGGTGCATTCGCGAGGGTTTCCAGTTTATAACGATCACGGAGATCTGTACCGGATTGCCGGGATTACCACCGATATTACCCGTCACAAAGCGGCAGAAGCGGCAAGACGGGAGAGTGAAGATCGGTATCGGCAGTTGGTGGAAACCACGACGGATTGGGTGTGGGAGATAGATGCAGCGGGGAGATACACCTATAGCAGTCCTAGAATTGCAGAGATTTTAGGGTATGAACCGGCTGAGGCGATCGGGAAACGGCTGGATGCCTGGATTCTGCCGGAATGGGCCCAGGAAGAACGGCGCTGGGTTGAGCAACTGGCGACTCAACCGGCACCGTTTAGCTGCAAGGAACGGGTGAATTTGCACAAACAGGGCTCAGTGGTGGTGTTGGAAAGCAGTGGGATACCAATTTTTGATGAGATGGGGAAATTAGTGGGGTATCGGGGAATTGATCGGGATATCACGGGGCGAAAGGAAGCGGAAGCGGCGCTACAGCAGATTAATCAAGAGTTGGAACAGCGGGTGCAAGTGCAAACTGCTGAACTGCGCGAGTTAATTGGACAATTGCAAGGGGAGATTGCCCGTCGTCAGGAGGTCGAGTCGGCCCTCAGACAGAGTGAGGAGCGTTTGGAGAGTATTTTGGGGTCTCTGAATGATGTGGTTTGGTCCGCTTCAGCGCAGAGTGGGGAATTGTTGTATTTGAATCCGGCTTTTGAGAGAATTTATGGACGGTCTCGCCAGGAGTTTTTTGAACATCCAGCGTTGTGGCGGGGGGTGGTCCATCCGGAGGATAGCGATCGCGTTCGGCAGTTTTCCGAGGCGTTACTGGTGCATGGGTCACAGGATCTAGAGTATCGGATTATCAGACCCGATGGGGAGGTCCGGTGGTTGGAGGACCGCGCTCATTTACTTTATGATGCCACTCGCCAAGGGTTCCGCATGGATGGAGTGGCCCGGGATATTACGGAACGCAAGCAAGCACAAGAGGCGATCGCTCTCTCGGAAAGACGCTTTCAGGCGATTTTTAACCAAACGTTCCAATTTATGGCCTTGTTGAGTCCCCAGGGGGTGATTCTGGAGATCAACCAGAGGGCATTGGAAGTCTGGGGATTGGCGGGGACGGATCCCATCGGGCGAGAATTTTGGGACTGTCCCTGTTGGCAACCTACGGAGCCCGATGAACTGGGAGAGAGTCTCGCCGAGTCTCAAGGTGAACGCCAGTTCTGTTTGATTCCAGGGGCCAATCGTTTTCGTGGGGCGATCGCCCAGGCAGCGGCGGGAGAGTTATGGCGCGATGAGGTGGAAATTTTTGGGCCCCAGAACCAACGGGTGACCATTGATGTCTCGATTAAGCCGGTGCGAGATGATAGCGATCGGGTGATTCAGTTAATTGCTGAGGGTCGGGACATTAGCGATCGCAAGCGCTTAGAAACGGAAATTTTTGAGCGCGAACAACTGCTGAATTCATTTTTTAAAGCCAGTTCTAGTGTTTCTCTCGGATTGGGAATTGTCAATGATCAAATGCAGTTTATCCAAGTCAACGAAGCCCTGGCTGAAATTCATGGTTTATCCCCCCAGGAACATATTGGGAAAACCGTGAATGAAATTATGCCCGATGTCACCCACCAAGTTCAATCTTTAGTGGATGAACTATTGCGGTCCGGGACCCCGATTCTTAACTTGGAACTCTCCAGTGAAAAGCCCTGTCAACCGGGAGTTCTCCATCATTGGCTAACTTGCTACTTTCCCGTTCCCCTGAACAAGGGTCAGGCACGAGGGGTGGGGTTTATTGTCCTCGATATCACCCAACGCAAACAAGCAGAACAAGCTCTGCGCCAGATTCAAGAACGGCTAGAATATTTGCTATGTACGAATCCTACGATTATCTATAGTTGTAAGCCCACCGGAGACTATGCCTTGACCTTCATCAGTCAAAATATCCTACGCCAGTTCGGTTATGAGGCGCAGCAATTATTAAATAATCCTAATTTGTGGTTTGAGTGTATCCATCCTGACGACGCTGAACGGCTTTTTGCCCACATCTTTCGTCTGCAAGAACGCACTCAAGAGATTTATGAATATCGCGTCAGACACCAAAACTCCACTTACCGTTGGGTGCGGGATGAACGGCGTCTGGTTTGCGATGCCGAGGGCAATCCTTTAGAGATTGTCGGTTCGATGTATGATATTACCGAGCAGAAAAAAGCCCTAGGACAACTTAAAGCGTCTTTGCGAGAGAAAGAGGTCCTCCTCAAGGAAATTCACCATCGGGTGAAAAATAACTTGCAAGTCATTTCGAGTCTGCTTAACCTGCAATCTCGAAGCATTCAGGATGGAGAAACCCGGACCTTATTTCAAGATAGCCAAAACCGCATTCAATCCATCGCTTTCATCCATGAAAAACTGTATCAGTCTCGGGATCTGGCTCAGGTGGATTTTTCTCAATATATTCAAACCTTATGCATCCATTTGTTTCGGTCTTATGGTGCGAGTCCCCAGCGGATTAGCCTGAATCTTCAAATTGATGATATCTTTCTGAGTGTAGATACGGCGATTCCTTGTGGGTTGATTGTGAATGAACTGGTGTGTAATACTCTCAAACATGGGTTTCCCCCGAATGGGACTGGGGCGATCGAGATTACCCTCCATCGCACTTTCCAAGAGCAGGGTGATGACAGCAAACAAGAGTTTATGATGAGGGTTCGGGATAATGGGGTTGGCTTTCCCAGTGAGGTAGACTTTCGGAAAACCCGCTCTTTGGGGATGCAGTTGATTAATACTTTAGTCAAACAACTCAAAGGCACGATTGAGTTGGACAGGAGTAGCGGGACTGCCTTTCAGATTGTCTTTTCGGCCAAACATCATCAGTTGGGAGAGGAGAGACATGAGTAA